Proteins encoded together in one Deinococcus irradiatisoli window:
- a CDS encoding phosphotransferase — MNLPLPEAPVFLAAGATCRVYRVGQRVLRMGEGRFRVDAELRRALERLGVPVARPLAQGEGWSLDTLLSGAPVTQLSRAQARQVGTAVAALHRLPVTGYGLLRDQTGPFVGAADTLEAGMRTRLTSAWPFDTELGAQPLLRFAPELRALVGPLAGPLRALSAVPPVINHSDLHGEQLLFTGEEFSGLLDFGDAVAGPPGWDAASFAYFWGWKQLPAFLEGYGEPQLLAQARLLAVPLAFHRAARAANDPIKLKRAAHYLRTALLC; from the coding sequence TTGAACCTCCCCCTCCCGGAAGCGCCGGTGTTTCTGGCGGCCGGCGCGACCTGCCGGGTCTACCGGGTGGGCCAGCGGGTGCTGCGGATGGGGGAGGGCCGCTTTCGGGTGGACGCCGAACTGCGCCGTGCCCTGGAGCGGCTGGGCGTGCCGGTGGCCCGTCCGCTGGCGCAGGGCGAAGGCTGGAGCCTCGACACGCTGCTCTCGGGCGCCCCTGTGACGCAGCTGAGCCGCGCCCAGGCCCGGCAGGTCGGCACGGCGGTGGCGGCGCTGCACCGGCTGCCGGTGACGGGGTACGGCTTACTGCGCGACCAGACCGGGCCGTTCGTCGGCGCCGCCGACACGCTGGAGGCGGGCATGCGGACCCGGCTGACCTCGGCCTGGCCGTTCGACACGGAGCTGGGTGCCCAGCCGCTGCTGCGTTTCGCTCCAGAACTGCGGGCGCTGGTCGGGCCGCTGGCAGGCCCGCTGAGAGCGCTGAGCGCAGTGCCGCCGGTCATCAATCACAGCGACCTGCACGGCGAGCAGCTGCTCTTTACCGGAGAAGAGTTCAGCGGCCTGCTCGATTTCGGCGACGCGGTGGCCGGGCCACCCGGCTGGGACGCGGCCTCGTTCGCGTACTTCTGGGGCTGGAAGCAGCTGCCGGCATTTCTGGAAGGCTACGGTGAGCCGCAGCTGCTGGCCCAGGCCCGCTTGCTGGCGGTGCCGCTGGCCTTTCACCGG
- a CDS encoding NAD-dependent epimerase/dehydratase family protein has product MTASPTSAPLGGDALRVLVTGASGFVGKAVVGELLRRGHTVLAGSREGQALPGAAGIKLDVTRQDSVQAAVNEVQPGAVVHLVGIIAERGEQTFGRVHVEGTRNVLAALPAGARYLHMSALGADPASQSRYSSTKGQAEQLVRASGAAYTIFQPSLIFGPGDDFFGRVLKNLVSQAPVVPQIGDGHFPFRPVSIEDVAAAFAGALARPETVGQTYALTGPVEYTFRELLNLELAALGKRKPVVPVPLPLMNLAVPLMQLLPNPPITKDQYAMLLAGNTADPEAARRAFDLPMLNLEERLPHLLKR; this is encoded by the coding sequence AGCTTCCCCGACTTCTGCGCCGCTTGGCGGCGACGCTTTGCGCGTGCTGGTCACCGGAGCCAGCGGCTTTGTCGGCAAGGCCGTGGTGGGCGAGTTGCTGCGGCGCGGCCACACCGTCCTGGCCGGTTCGCGTGAAGGCCAGGCCCTGCCCGGCGCCGCCGGCATCAAGCTCGACGTGACCCGCCAAGACAGCGTGCAGGCCGCCGTGAATGAGGTTCAACCCGGCGCGGTGGTGCATCTGGTGGGCATCATCGCCGAGCGGGGCGAGCAGACCTTTGGCAGGGTGCATGTGGAAGGCACACGCAACGTGCTCGCGGCCCTGCCCGCCGGAGCGCGGTACCTGCACATGAGCGCCCTGGGCGCCGATCCGGCCAGCCAGAGCCGCTACAGCTCCACCAAGGGGCAGGCCGAGCAGCTGGTGCGGGCCAGCGGCGCGGCCTACACCATCTTCCAGCCTTCGCTGATCTTCGGTCCCGGCGACGATTTCTTCGGGCGGGTGCTGAAGAACCTGGTGTCGCAGGCCCCGGTGGTGCCGCAGATCGGCGACGGTCACTTTCCGTTCCGCCCGGTCAGCATCGAGGATGTGGCCGCCGCCTTCGCGGGCGCCCTGGCGCGGCCCGAAACGGTGGGGCAGACCTACGCCCTGACCGGGCCGGTGGAGTACACTTTCCGGGAGCTGCTGAACCTCGAACTTGCGGCGCTGGGCAAACGCAAACCGGTGGTGCCGGTGCCGCTGCCGCTGATGAATCTGGCGGTGCCGCTGATGCAGCTCCTGCCCAACCCACCGATCACCAAGGACCAGTACGCCATGCTGCTGGCCGGCAACACCGCCGACCCCGAAGCGGCCCGGCGCGCCTTCGACCTGCCGATGCTGAATCTGGAAGAACGGCTTCCGCACCTGCTGAAGCGGTGA